A window of Antricoccus suffuscus genomic DNA:
AGTTCGTTCGAGCTTGGTGTGCCCGGGGCAGCAGACTGGGTGGTTCTGGCGCGGCAGGCGCTGTCTGTCGTGAGTGGGGAGGTAGATGAGAACAAGTCCGGTGTTATGGACATGGATGTCCGGGGTGGTGCATGGGGTTGCGGGACGTCAGGCCATGGTCGTCGCTTCGCCACGGAGGCACCGGCAGAACTCCCGGGGTTCGACCTTGCCAATAACGTACGACATAGCGTACGCTTTGTCGTGAGGTGGAAGATATGACTGCGGTGAGTGCGACATCGGCTCGGTCGAACCTGTACCGGCTGATCGACCAGGTCAATGATGAGTCTGAGCCGCTGACCATCACGGGGCAGCGAGGCAATGCGGTGCTGATTGGTGAGGCGGACTGGCGGGCGATCCAAGAGACCCTGTTCTTGGAGTCGGTGCCGGGGTTTGCAGGGTCGATCCGTCAGGCGCGGGCCGAGGGTGTTGAGGACGCCTCGACGAGTCTCGACTGGTGAGTGACTGGACGCTGGTCTATTCACGTCAAGCGCAAAAGGACGCGAAAAAACTTGCCTCGTCGGGCTTGAAGTCGCGAGCTCAGAGACTTCTGGACGTACTGGCTGCGGATCCGTTCGGTGTGCCTCCGCGGCACGAGAAGCTGGTGGGCGATCTGGCGGGCTGCTATTCGCGGCGGATCAACATTCAGCACCGGCTGGTGTACGAGGTTTTCCCCGATCGCCGTGTGGTGCATGTGTTGCGCATGTGGACCCACTACTAGTGACTGTCCTCAGGCGATCCGCGCGCCCGTGACTCCGCACTCGCCATACGTCACTGTGACAAAATAGGGCGACAAAGGTTACTACTGACTGCGCGGCGCGGCGCAGTCAATTCCCGGAACGACCGAACTGGACCTCGCGGCATAGCTGATCCGCGATCGGAACGCCGCCTCTGGTGCCGGGATAGTTGCTTGTCGCAGAAGTGGCCGGTAGTGTTCAAAACGAACTTGAGGTCGGCTCATTTATATGCTCTGACCTGCTATGATGACAGAATACAAATTATTCAGCGTCGGCCATGGAAGGTCTGAGTACGCGGGAATTTGCTGGCTGGCGCGGTCATTGTTTACGCGGTAAGTCATGTACGACTTGGTGGAGGGGGAGCGCGTTGGCGGCGGCGCGGACGTGCCGACCGGCGGCTTTGGTGTAGATCTGAGTAGAGCTCAGTGAGGCGTGTCCGAGGAGGTCTTGGACGACTGTGGCACTTTCGCCGATATCGTCAGACTCAGGGCCCTAATCAACAGCAACTCCACAAGCCCGAGTTGGCCGAATGCGGCCATCAGCGACATCAGCACAACGATCGCAAGTATGAAAGCCAACACGCCAATCATCGGCGTCGGCCACGATTTCAACCGCGTCGCAAGCAACATACCTCTGCGCGCTGGCTGCAGGTTTAATGTCGACGGCGGCGACATCGTGGTCCGTTCCACGATCCGAGCGATCGCCGCAAGAAGCTGCGACAACGAAGCGTTCGCGGAACGGGCAGCATGTCAAACATGACCCATCCAGGCCGAGCAGCTAGATAGCCCACGACCGCGACGACTACCCGCCGCCGCCCAACTCATCGACCGTGGCCGGACGGCGCGGCGGCGACACCGTCCTCGATTACAAACGCTGGCACCTGCTAGCTGGCGTGGGTGTCCCAGATAGGGGAATTGACGACACCGTGCCATCGCCGCCATACCGGCGCGAGTTGATTCCATGCGGTGTGCGCATCCGTCGCGATGCAGCGTGCTAGCGCACCTGGGCCTGCGAGGGACGTCTCGTGCACGCACTCCGATGGCGGCCGACAAACGCCCAGCAGGGCAACGGTGCCCAATACCCGCGCCGACCCCAGAATTCCGGGCGCACTCCGGCGTAACGGCTCGCGCAGGTCCAAGTCCTCCACGAGCAGCGGTACGCTGGCCAGCGACGCCTCCAGCATCGACCGAACGCAGCCGCCGACCTCGTTGTGTCGGCCGAGCACGAGCAGTTCGCGCAGCAGCATCGAGGCCCCGTCGGCGAGCTCGATCTCGGTACGCCGCAAAACGTCCGCTCCGCCGGCAACCACAAACGGCGCTGCCGCCCAGGTGACGTGCGCGTCGTCGCCGACCCGGACGCACGCGGACCATGACGCCTGCCCGCCACGGGCGTTGTAGGCGACCATCCCGGACGGTTCGACCAGTTCCAGACTCACGCCGGGCCCGACGTCGATATCGATGCGCAGGTCGTCACCGGCGAGCAGGGTCGCGCTGGAACTCACGAAGGCGACGCTCACGTGATG
This region includes:
- a CDS encoding type II toxin-antitoxin system Phd/YefM family antitoxin is translated as MTAVSATSARSNLYRLIDQVNDESEPLTITGQRGNAVLIGEADWRAIQETLFLESVPGFAGSIRQARAEGVEDASTSLDW
- a CDS encoding Txe/YoeB family addiction module toxin, whose translation is MSDWTLVYSRQAQKDAKKLASSGLKSRAQRLLDVLAADPFGVPPRHEKLVGDLAGCYSRRINIQHRLVYEVFPDRRVVHVLRMWTHY
- a CDS encoding urease accessory protein UreD — translated: MSRPRAARIAVERDSDRVRIVALDGSDFVRPRLLRADGHHVSVAFVSSSATLLAGDDLRIDIDVGPGVSLELVEPSGMVAYNARGGQASWSACVRVGDDAHVTWAAAPFVVAGGADVLRRTEIELADGASMLLRELLVLGRHNEVGGCVRSMLEASLASVPLLVEDLDLREPLRRSAPGILGSARVLGTVALLGVCRPPSECVHETSLAGPGALARCIATDAHTAWNQLAPVWRRWHGVVNSPIWDTHAS